A region of the Lycium barbarum isolate Lr01 chromosome 1, ASM1917538v2, whole genome shotgun sequence genome:
TGTTTGGGGTTCATTGTGCATATAAAGCTCAATTTCAGCATAAATAAGGAAAATATCAGGGAGTTCTGTGGACTGGTTTAACGTTTCCCTTCCAATTGTTAGTTCAATGCCATAATTTGTTTTGGGTATTTTAAAGGCTATAAAGTGTGTGGCATGGGTCAAGAATGTTTTTTCCTCTTACCGTTTTTCCGCTCTTTAATTATGGAGAGTTTAGGCGGGGAACAGTGATATGTCCAGTGTTCTCAAacgcgcgcttaagccctgaagcgaggggCAAACCaagttgagcgcttcgcctcgcttaatgtgcgcttcagtgacgtcatcaaggctctaaggcatatttttccttgccaatgagagTCTCCTGAATAGGAAACACTAAACATTTGTTATTTTCACTTTATcgtattttttttcaatttctttgtccatatatattTGTTATTATTACTTATTATTATTGGTCTTGGATCaaacatatatattcatatttttttctccatttgcgccttttttcattaaagcccatgcTTTATTTGTGCTTTGCTCTTAAAGCCCCGATGGACCTTAGACCTTTGTTGCGCTTCTCGCATTTGGTAAATGTTTTTCTAATGCATTGTGATTTATGCAGGTGAGGAGCGATGAAGATGGGTTTTTGGGTTCGTGGCACCCGGGTACTGTGATTGGTTGTGATGATTTGATTCGTCGAGTTAAATACGATCACCTTCTGTCGGAAGATGGTGCTGGCAACTTGGTAGAATCTGTAAGTGTTTCTCCTATGGTTGATGGGGTAATTCCTGCTGATCAAAATCCAGTTCACAGTCGTGGTGTGATTAGGCCTTCGCCACCTCCACATGAATTTGGAAAATGGCCTTTAACGTATGGACTGTGTGTAGATTTCTATTACCAAGATGCCTGGTGGGAAGGTGTGATTTTTGATCGTGAAGAACGGAACGAGGAGCGAAGAGTTTTCTTTCCAGAAATGGGTGATGAGATGATGGCTCCAGTGGACAAGCTTCGAATAAGTCAAGATTGGGATGAGGTTACCGAAGAATGTGAGCCTCGTTGTTCTTGGATTTTCCTTGAATTGATTGAGGAGATTGAGCAGCTACACCCGCGCTTAATCTCAGTCAAACAAATTTGGTATGAAGTGCAGCTGAAGCCTGATTATGATGAAGTTCTCAAGCAATGGTGGACGTCTTCTTCAATAGatatttggaggaaattggtgaaGGAAGTTGTGCATGATAATATGAAGTTAACTATCAAACAATTTTTTTCTGAACTGAACTCCTCAAAGGTCTTTGTAGAGGGAGGCCAATTGCTGGAATTTTCAGAACCTGCCCTTGAAATGTATATTGATAACTCGACTGCACCCTTTACTGAATCCGGTTGCAAATTAGATAGTCCGGCTGTGCTTCCTATGGATCAGGATGATGTTTCCCATCCTCAACCTGTTGAAAAGCAATCTGTTTCAGACGGTTTTGCTCCTGCCACAAAGGAAGTTCAACTGTGCGGTAATGGTGATTGTTGGTCAATTCCTCCTAGTCAAAAAGAAGATTCATCTGTACCTCCGCCTAGTGATGACGTTGCTGGTATTTTGTCCAGTACCAAGAGAAAACCATCGACTTTCGCGAATTCTAAGCCTCGCAGGGGGAGACCTCCTACAAAGAAGAAGAACTCAGAAGCAATTGCTAAGTATATGTCATCTATGTCCTCgatgaaaaaatttaagaagcCGCCTAATGATGACATTGCTGGTATTTTGTCCAGTAGCAAGAGTGAACTACCGACTTTTAAGCCTCGCAGGGGGAGACCTCCTACAAAGAAGAAGAATCCCGAAGCAATTGTTAAGTATATGTCATCTATGACCTCGATGAAAAACTTTAAGAAGCCACCTAGTGATGACATTGCTGGTATTTTGTCCAGTAGCAAGAGTGAACCACCGACTTCTAAGCCTCGCAGGGGGAGACCTCCTACAAAGAAGAAGAAATCCGAGGGGCAGAACCTGGTCGGTGAACCTGACTCTTGTCCAGAAGCGTTAATTGCTAAGTATATGCCAGATAAATCCTCGGTGAAAAAATTTAAGAAGCATCTCTTACATTTGGGCTGGAAATTTGAACTCATAATGGACTGTGGCATCATAAAGAAAAATTACGTTACTCCTGATGGAAAGGTATTAGGGTCACTTACCCAAGTTTGCCAGGTGTTGGAAGAGTCAAAAGCTTGTCGGCCCGTTCCCCCAGTTGAACAAAGTAGTTTATATGAGTCAACTGATAACTCCATCCAGTCTCCTCCTTGCATGGAAGGACCACAAACATGCAGAGAGGTGCCTGAGTTGCCATCTACTTCTACTGAAGAAACAATTATTGATCCTGAAATCAGTCGTCAAGCTGTAATTGATTACTGTTCACCGAGATCTAAAGGTGCCTATCATAAGTTGTATAAACTTGGGGTGAAGATAGGGGATACTACCCTAAAAGCTAAGAAATACCTAGCTGCAACTGGATGGAAATTCTATACTGTTGGGAAGAAAGACAAGAAATTGCGTTTCCGCTCCCCGGAAGGTAAACTTTTTATCTCTTTCCGAAAGGCTTGCATATGGTGCATAAAAAAGTGGGAATCCGAAAGCCAATTACCAGAGCATGACCCCCTGTTAAGAGAAAAAGAACCCCTTCAAAATGGTAAAAGCAGATTGTATAACATGACCAAaccaagaaagaagagaaaacatgGCGATGTAAGAGATATTCATACTGGTGGCTTGCCAGGGAAAAAATCCAGGCCTTCACTCAAAAAAGGAGATGGTATAGGATCTAATTCTTTAGCCTGTGTGATGCGATCAAGTAAAAGAGCTCGGAAGGCGGCTCCTTCTTCCTCTAATCAAACACCTCGAACAGTTTTATCTTGGTTGATAGACAATAATGTGGTCCTGCCACGTGCTAAGGTACAATATTGCGGAAAGAAGTATGGTAATCCAATTGCAGAAGGGCGGATAACTCGTGAAGGAATCAAATGCAATTGCTGCCAAAAGATATTTGGTCTTCGTAACTTTGAAGCTCATGCTGGGAGCAGTTGTCACAGACCTTCAGCAAATATATTTTTGGAGGATGGAAGGTCTCTTCTTGAGTGTCAAATGCAGATGAAACGCAAACAGAGTGTAAACAACACCACGAAAGAACCATGTGCAGTAGAAAAGGGTAGTCGTTTTAGCACAAATGACTATATATGTTCTGTGTGTCATTATGGCGGTGAATTAATTCTCTGTGATGAATGCCCTTCTTCATTTCACCGTGATTGCCTTGGGATGAAGGTATCACTTTCTTACTGTTATATTGTACTTCGTTTTCTTAATCCTCAATCAGAAAGCTAAAATCTTGCATCCAATTGCTTAAACAGGAGGTTCCAGAAGGTGACTGGTTTTGTCCATCATGCTGTTGTAAAGTGTGTGGTGAGAGCAGATTTGATACAAACAGAAACCACTTTACAGATAACTCCGTTCTCATTTGTTGCCAGTGTGACCATAAGTGTGAGTAGCTGTTTGATCTTTCTCATATGTTCCAACAACATATTGTAATATTTCTAGTGACATTTTTGTGCTCAGGTATATAGAATTGTGTGTATATGTGTGCGCACATATCTCCGTATAGGTACTTCTTTATTGATTAAGATTTGATTCGATGTAGATCATGCTCGGTGCTTGAGAAGCAAGGGTCCTGGAAAGCTGGATAATTATCCTGAAGGAAATTGGTTCTGCAACAAGAGTTGTGAGCTGGTATTTGAAGCATGCTTTCCTTACACAACATTTTTTGCTAAGAAGTTTAGAAAATGCAATATTTAATGCCTGAGAAACATAGTGATTACACGCTTAACTAGTGCTTTTTTTCCATTTTCAGTGGATTTTAACTATGTGAGAAATTTTATtggagacaattttttttttttttttttgcagatatTTTTGGGCATGCGTCATCTTTTGGGAAAGCCAGTTATAGTGGGTGATGATAACCTAACTTGGACATTGTTGAAATATATAGAACCTGATGATTCTGGTTCTGATATTGTGGGTTATGAGTCCAGCATGGAGAATTATAGCAGACTTAGTGTTGCTTTGAATGTGATGCATGAATGTTTTGAACCAGTCGAAGAACCTCACACCAGTAGAGATATTGTAGAAGATGTTATCTTTAGTAGATGGTAAGATTCAGATTTTACCATCTAGACACGTAATATGCTTTAATTGcctttattaaaaaaatgaaCGGGCATTAATTATTTCAGCTAACGACAAACAAAATCTAAAACTGCAGGTCAGAGTTAAACCGCTTAAATTTTCAAGGTTTTTACACTGTGCTGTTGGAAAGAAATGACGAACTGATTACAGTAGCGACTGTAaggtatgttatatatatattctttgcgCAAATTAAAACTAGTTCTGTACTCTTCCTTGTAAACTTTTCCATAATTCTAAAAGTAATAAACAAAATTTTGatacaaatatatataattttactGTCATTTCAAAGAGTTTATGGAGAAAAGGTGGCAGAGATCCCTCTTGTTGCAACACAATTTCAGCACCGCCGACTTGGAATGTGTCGCATTTTAATCAAGGAGCTCGAAAAGGTATGCATCTCCTCTTCAGTTCAGCTTTGCGGGGTGGTGGTATACCAAAGGAACAGGTCTAAAAGAGGCCCGAGTATGTTCTTTCTGATGCAGGGACGTTCATGAAAGCTATATAAAGTATAAAAAGTCTTGTTGTTTTTTGGAAAAAATAGTTATGGGTTTCTTTCCCCGACCAGGGCTGTGGATTCAAGAATTTTAGGCTACGTATTTAAGCTGGTAACAATGACAATGGTTAGCGATCCCAATGAGGGGTTGCTGATGTacattttgtaggaaaagatttTCTGGTATTTGGAAATGTTTGTTATCTCATAGTAGGCATATTTGTCATGTGATTTGCATTGATCCTAATAAATTTGACTTAGTTTGCTGGGCAGTCAGCTGAATTAAATGCTTGATTTGAAGAATGATCAAGTAGTCTATAACCCAGAGAATTAGTGATATCGTGCAGGCAGATGATAATTTTGAGTGTTTAATCATTTAATCCAAGTGTACTTATTAACTGTTTCTGTTTTTTTCTCATTGCAAGTTTGTTTCTCTCTCCAGAAACTCATGGAATTAGGAGTTGAGAGGCTAGTTTTACCAGCTGTCCCTGCTGTCCTGAACACGTGGACCGCTTCATTTGGTTTCTCAGTGATGAAAGAATCAGAGAGAGTAAACTTCTTGGATTACACTTTCCTTGATTTCCAGGGTACTATCATGTGCCAGAAGATCCTTCAAAAGACTGCTTCTCCTTCTGTGATATCGAGTGTATTAACAGGTACATGATATTCTGTCTGTTGTGACAAGAGATGAGTATCTTTTTATCTGCAGCTGAAATTTAATAGCCCCTGCAGAAGCCGAGCAAACACACTTTGACAATACAAATAGCAAAGACAATGTTGAATTGGATGACAACACTGCTGTCTCCGAGGTGGACCAAGGATCTATGCAGTATGTTTCCTCTCTCTTTTGTTCCGCTTTGAAAGGTTTGAAGAAGAGACTAATCAAAGCGCTATAAGTTTCACATCCATGAGGAATAGAAATTACTTTAACAAGAAATATGATTCTTTTTTTAAAACTAATGATATGGACCAGCAGTCTAACTGACTCATGTGGAGGAAAAGAGAAATTGACATAAATAGCCACCCACCAAAATAATAACCAgcaaatgtatattttttgtgTATCACTTGTAtgataatatacataaaatagacaTATTCTATACATAATAGTGGATATTTGGCTAATGAATGTAATTATTTTTAGCCGACCGGCAAAATGTGTAACTTGTTGAATTAATTAATGATATGAACAAGAAGTCAAGTAGACCCAATAACTGCACTACATAACCATCAATGGAGGAGCTATCACAGTAGATGTATCTCAAACACTCATTTACTAAATTcatacatacaacaacaacatacccagtgagtcCCACATGTGGGCTTACTACATTCATACATATGTATGATTTTTGTATAGTATATCTCATATCTAATTATAAGGTGTGATTTGTAAAAAACAAACAGTAGTACAAGGCGTTCAGAAATTCTTCCTTCATCCTAATACATGCCATTTGGAAAGTTACTACTGTGCTTTTCACTCAGAACACCAGGAGTATCTGATATCAATAAAACCAACTTTCGGGCTCCTTTTGCTACTTTTCCTTTGCTCAGAAAATGTCATTTCATTGTTATAAATTTCTTAATTATTGGATCCTCGTCATAATTAACATCTTTTGTTATTTTTAGCAGGTGAACCAACAACGTTGTCTTAGCATCGCCATGATAGTAGCCTGATCAAATGCTACAAGCTGAGAAGGATAAGTCGTCCTGTAAAAACAAAGCTAATATCAGAAGGGGTAATACTCAATATTAAGCTGGTGATTTCTTaagaaaaaaagttgaaccaGCAGTGGAGCTGTGAGTATCTGTTACAGGATTCTTATTTAAAAGACCTGAAAATTTGTTCTCAGGTTTAACGTTAGTTTCCTCCTTTATAAAGGAGTAGGAGGGAATTTGTCAAGACTGGTTACGTTTACTTGAtccaataaaaaaataaaaaaaaatcgtcaAGTCTGGTATATATGCTGTATAGATGATTAGTTCGAATTGGCATCAGCAAATTTTGTATCGTTTTTGTTCCTGATATTAGTTATTACAATGCATAAAGCCAAAACTCTCAGCTTCCAAGAATGGAAATATTTGGTTTTGTCTAGAGCAAGTTCATTTCAGATTATCGTGATTAATCTAGAGTAGAAGTTCTTCTATTGAAAGGTTTTGCATTGTCAGGTATCACGAACCTTGTCAATTATTCTCCTCCATTAATTGTTAGAATGGAGAGACCAGGAGAAGCAATTTGCGGGGCCTACACTCCCCTCATTCTAAATCTTTTGACTCTAGATTCTGGATTCTCACTTTGTTCTTCCTTTTTTTAATGCATGATGCAATTTGTAGGGGCCTACACTCTCCTCCTTTCTTCCTCATTCTAAATCCTCTGACTCTAAATTATGGACTTTCTGTTGAGATGCATGGACGCAATTTGCATGGCGTACACTCCCCTTCGTTCTTCCTCATTCTAAATCATCTGACTCACTCTGGATTCTGGATTCTCCTCTCAAAAAAATGTCAGTGCCTTAGCAACCAAGAGAGGTAGCCGATAGCCATAGACAAGGGTCTCTGAGGGGTCCTGAATCTCTACTTGGAAAAAGGTACATATTAATGAGTTTCTTAAAATATATACAGAGTTTGAATCAGAATTCGGCCGAACCCATATATTAAATCTGCCCTCATGACACTCTGTCATCCAcggaatttttaaaaaaaaaatccactcaCAAAGCTTCTATTTTTTCTCAAGTTAAATACATATCGAAACATAAatttaactttcaaacaccttgtttcaactttttttcaaattcacatatttttttaatttctaaacgcATGTTGGATGTCTTATGATAAGCAATTTACATATACAATCATGGGCAGGCTCGCAACCAGCGTATTAATTAGCTAATATGATGAATCCTCTGACTATACTTCGTGGTTCTCTTTCTTTTGATTAGGGTCCCAACTGATGATTATGTAAAGTGCTTATCATAAGATACCTATTTTTTTACTTAAAAATGCAAGCATACTGTTCAGATAGGTCATTATCAAATGATTTAGTGACTTAATAGTCAATACAAAAGAaagataaacagaataccgaaaCTTGGAGATAATCAATTCGTCctgaaatttaaatttaaatttaaatttaaattaaagATTGTTCCAGGAGctagtttaagaaataaaaaactAGGTCTTGATTTAAATAATAAGATAAAGTATGTGATAGataatgtaaatatgtagtcatagaatattttgtaaatcttctaatttaggttagtatattttgtatcctaataggacattgtaactatggtatatttaccaattccatcaatgagaataatcacggaattaatctctttcatggtatcagatactagggttttCTTTCTTCCTCTTCCGCTACCCTAATTTTTTTCCGTCGTCCCCTtccttcttttttctccttttccgTCCACCttcttgctctccttcaatggcagacaccaagtttcATCCTGCtatggctgtctccaacatcaagaatcacattcctatcgttcttgagatggaaacggatcattattcggcttgggccgaattattcaagcttcatgcccggtctcaTCGTGTCCTTTCCCATATTCTCCCGACCGGAAAAGAGAAAGCTCCTTCCACCAACGaagaaaaggagttgtggtccacctTGGATGCCATGGTACTTCAATGGGtgtatgcaaccatctccacggacttattgcatacGATCATTGAAGAAGATCTATCGGCGAAGGAGGCttgggatcgcctccgtaatctttttcaagacaacaaaaactcccgtgtCGTTGCATttgaacatgatttctctcatgtcaagttgcgggattttccaaacgcttcggcgtattgtcaacgactcaagaccttggccgatcaactcaagagcgtgggggctccggtgaccgacaaccaCCTCGTTCTTCAAATGGTGGCTGGCCTCACCGAAGCGTACAAGAATGTGGGCACCTACATCCGacaaagtaagcctcttccatcattctccgaagctcggtcaagtctgtgccttgaggaaaaggcgttggctgaaatgcatgatgactcgccctcggctatggtggctaattcccaACGTGAGTTTGATGACTCCACTCCTATGGAACATTCTGGTCGTGCACACCATCATAGGGGCAAAAATAAACACAAAAATCGTGGCTCTAGCGGCGGGAAAaataacggcggtggccgtggttctGGCGGCGGCAATGCACACCGTCGCCATGGTGGTCGTGACCGGCAGCAGGCCCCCatgcagcagcagtggcagcAGTCCTCTTCACCACTACAGCAGTGGCAGCAGTCCTCTTCACTGTGGCCATGGGGGTGGATGCCGCaatgggctcccccttgcccgtatcccaCCCAGtagtgggctcggccacagcagcagtggcagccgcaACCACCTTCTTTCGGTGGCAGGTCGATGGCCCAACCTGGAATAttgggctcgcgaccacagcaACAGGCGTTTGCAGCAGCAGGCCCAACGACGCCGTGGACTCCGACTGATATTGAATCTGCtatgcacacgatgacgttgagCCAACCTGATccaaattggtatatggataccggcgccacatcccatatgacatccacaaaaggtactctctcgtcttattttaatttgagcgatcataatactggcattgttgttggtgatggtaagtcaattccaattcgaggttgtggtcgtgctaaattgcctcccccgaaccctccaTTGTTATTAAATAATGTCCTTCTtgctccaaaactcataaagaatttaatatcggttcgtaaatttactactgataactctgtaagtgttgaatttgatccttatgggttttctgtgaaggatttcctaACGGGGATGGCTatcatgagatgtaatagtaggggtgctctttATCCATTGTCCACCCTCAAACACCACTTCCATTCACCATcaacttttgctgccttgtcttctacgcgttggcatgatcgtttgggccacccgggagcttctattttggattttcttaggcacaataaaagcattgaatgtaatagttctagttcatctagtatttgtcattcttgcgttcttggtaaacatgttaagttgccttttgctagttctatttccgagACTTTATTTccgtttgacattattcatagtgatttgtggacgtCTCCCATTTTGAGCTCTATGGGGCATCGTTGTTATGTTTTGTTCTTGGATGATTTTACTAATtttttgtggactttccctttggctagaaaatctgaggtttactcaaaattcatagaGTTTAAGTCCCATAtccttactcaatttgaacgtcctatcaaaaATGTCCAATGCGATAATGGGAAagaatatgataatggtcaattcggCAAATTTTGTgcgtccaatgggatgtctttccgtctttcatGTCCTCATAcgtcctctcaaaatgggaaagccgaaagaaaaattcgttcaaTCAATAATGTCATCCgcactcttcttgctcatgcctcaATTCCTCCAtcgttttggcatcatgcattgcaaatggcaaCTTATCTCCTTAATATTCTACCAAGCAAGTTGTTGGGTCACAAATCCCCTTTAGAAGTCCTTTatcaacggaaaccatcttattctcatctccgggtctttgggtgtttatgttatcccctctTTCCGTCTACTAATATTCACAAGTTGCaacctcggtcaactccatgtgtctttttgggatatccaccaagccatcgtggctacaaatgctttgatttatcctcaaataaaatcattatttgtcgtcacgtgttgtttgatgagactcaatttccgttcTCTAAAATCCACACTTCCACTCCCACCTCGTATAACTTCCTTGATGATGGTTTTTCACCTTACTTGATCCGTCATCTCGCCACCAGTCCCTCTCCACCGCAGCCGTGTCCCCCTCCCCCGCTGCCCAGTGGTTTTCCGCCTGCTCTAGGCCAGCTGCCCACGCCACCTTCGGCTGGGCAGCAGCGTCTCCCGTCCTCCACGCTAGACCAGCCCGCACATATGCCCAACCAGCTTGCCAACAGCCCACCAAACTCCACCACTACTCCTCCTATACAGCAGCCCCTACCCAAACgcgcatggtcactcgtagtcagcgcgggatctttaagcccaagcacccatttaatctacatacgGCAGTTACCAGAtcccccatacctcgtaatccgttagatgcgctacgtgacccgaattggaaattggccatgaatgatgaatataatgctcttattaaaaataagacgtgggagttggtaccccgtccacctaatgtgaatgttattcggtctatatggatttttactcataaagaaaagtctaatggtgattttgagaggcataaagcccgtcttgtaggtgatggcaaaacgcagcaggttggcattgattgtggtgagactttcagtccggtcgtaaAGCCAGCTACGATTCGCACTGTTTTAAGTCTAGCTCTCTCTAagcattggcccattcatcagttggatgtcaaaaatgcatttcttcatggcgagctcaaggagacagTATATATGCATCAGCCGATGGGTTTTCGAGACCCATCTCATCCCGATTATGTGTgcttgttgcgcaagtccttatacGGGCTTAAACaagcaccgagagcttggtataaaagatttgctgactttgtttatTCCATTGGTTTTGTTAATAGCAGGTCCGACAACTCATTGTTCATCTACAGCAAAGGTCCCGACTTGGCTTAccttttactatatgtggatgatattattcttactgcttcttcgGATACTCTCCGCTGTTCGATTATGGAtcttcttggctcagaatttgcaaTGAAGGACCTAGGTtctttgaattattttcttggcatcgcggtgacccgtcacaagggtggtatgtttctttCACAACGTAGTTATGCTACGGAGATTATTGAGCGTGCAGGcatgtcctcgtgtaagccttcttccactccggttgacactaaaccgaaggtcagtaCCGCTTCTGGCGATCTTTGTgacgatcccactcatttccggagtcTTGCAGGTGatcttcagtatcttaccttcaccagaccggatatttcttatgccgtgcagcagatttgtcttcatatgcatgctccacgagatacgcatatgcttgctcttaaacggattattcggtatattcagggtactcttgatcatggtttgcatctctatcCATCTTcggttactgatttggtttcatatACTGATGCTGACTGGGGAGGGATGTCCCGACACACGATGTTCAACGTCaggttattgcgtgtttttgggagataatttgatatcttggtcatccaaacgccaacctactctttcccgctccagtgcggaagcagaatataggggggttgctaatgttgtctctgaatcatgctggcTACGTAACCTACTCTTGGAGCTACATTGTCCAGTCCCTAAGGCTACTTTGGTGTATTGCGATAATGTCAGTGCTATTTACTTGTCAGGgaatccagtccaacatcagcgcaccaagcacatcgagatggatatccattttgttcgtgagaaggtggcgcgcggccaagtacgtgtccttcatgttccgtcccgatatcagc
Encoded here:
- the LOC132606277 gene encoding uncharacterized protein LOC132606277 isoform X2, with translation MAAENERFLRKRKQNVDKHTHRKLGVDQKVEVRSDEDGFLGSWHPGTVIGCDDLIRRVKYDHLLSEDGAGNLVESVSVSPMVDGVIPADQNPVHSRGVIRPSPPPHEFGKWPLTYGLCVDFYYQDAWWEGVIFDREERNEERRVFFPEMGDEMMAPVDKLRISQDWDEVTEECEPRCSWIFLELIEEIEQLHPRLISVKQIWYEVQLKPDYDEVLKQWWTSSSIDIWRKLVKEVVHDNMKLTIKQFFSELNSSKVFVEGGQLLEFSEPALEMYIDNSTAPFTESGCKLDSPAVLPMDQDDVSHPQPVEKQSVSDGFAPATKEVQLCGNGDCWSIPPSQKEDSSVPPPSDDVAGILSSTKRKPSTFANSKPRRGRPPTKKKNSEAIAKYMSSMSSMKKFKKPPNDDIAGILSSSKSELPTFKPRRGRPPTKKKNPEAIVKYMSSMTSMKNFKKPPSDDIAGILSSSKSEPPTSKPRRGRPPTKKKKSEGQNLVGEPDSCPEALIAKYMPDKSSVKKFKKHLLHLGWKFELIMDCGIIKKNYVTPDGKVLGSLTQVCQVLEESKACRPVPPVEQSSLYESTDNSIQSPPCMEGPQTCREVPELPSTSTEETIIDPEISRQAVIDYCSPRSKGAYHKLYKLGVKIGDTTLKAKKYLAATGWKFYTVGKKDKKLRFRSPEGKLFISFRKACIWCIKKWESESQLPEHDPLLREKEPLQNGKSRLYNMTKPRKKRKHGDVRDIHTGGLPGKKSRPSLKKGDGIGSNSLACVMRSSKRARKAAPSSSNQTPRTVLSWLIDNNVVLPRAKVQYCGKKYGNPIAEGRITREGIKCNCCQKIFGLRNFEAHAGSSCHRPSANIFLEDGRSLLECQMQMKRKQSVNNTTKEPCAVEKGSRFSTNDYICSVCHYGGELILCDECPSSFHRDCLGMKEVPEGDWFCPSCCCKVCGESRFDTNRNHFTDNSVLICCQCDHKYHARCLRSKGPGKLDNYPEGNWFCNKSCELIFLGMRHLLGKPVIVGDDNLTWTLLKYIEPDDSGSDIVGYESSMENYSRLSVALNVMHECFEPVEEPHTSRDIVEDVIFSRWSELNRLNFQGFYTVLLERNDELITVATVRVYGEKVAEIPLVATQFQHRRLGMCRILIKELEKKLMELGVERLVLPAVPAVLNTWTASFGFSVMKESERVNFLDYTFLDFQGTIMCQKILQKTASPSVISSVLTAPAEAEQTHFDNTNSKDNVELDDNTAVSEVDQGSMQ
- the LOC132606277 gene encoding uncharacterized protein LOC132606277 isoform X1; translation: MAAENERFLRKRKQNVDKHTHRKLGVDQKVEVRSDEDGFLGSWHPGTVIGCDDLIRRVKYDHLLSEDGAGNLVESVSVSPMVDGVIPADQNPVHSRGVIRPSPPPHEFGKWPLTYGLCVDFYYQDAWWEGVIFDREERNEERRVFFPEMGDEMMAPVDKLRISQDWDEVTEECEPRCSWIFLELIEEIEQLHPRLISVKQIWYEVQLKPDYDEVLKQWWTSSSIDIWRKLVKEVVHDNMKLTIKQFFSELNSSKVFVEGGQLLEFSEPALEMYIDNSTAPFTESGCKLDSPAVLPMDQDDVSHPQPVEKQSVSDGFAPATKEVQLCGNGDCWSIPPSQKEDSSVPPPSDDVAGILSSTKRKPSTFANSKPRRGRPPTKKKNSEAIAKYMSSMSSMKKFKKPPNDDIAGILSSSKSELPTFKPRRGRPPTKKKNPEAIVKYMSSMTSMKNFKKPPSDDIAGILSSSKSEPPTSKPRRGRPPTKKKKSEGQNLVGEPDSCPEALIAKYMPDKSSVKKFKKHLLHLGWKFELIMDCGIIKKNYVTPDGKVLGSLTQVCQVLEESKACRPVPPVEQSSLYESTDNSIQSPPCMEGPQTCREVPELPSTSTEETIIDPEISRQAVIDYCSPRSKGAYHKLYKLGVKIGDTTLKAKKYLAATGWKFYTVGKKDKKLRFRSPEGKLFISFRKACIWCIKKWESESQLPEHDPLLREKEPLQNGKSRLYNMTKPRKKRKHGDVRDIHTGGLPGKKSRPSLKKGDGIGSNSLACVMRSSKRARKAAPSSSNQTPRTVLSWLIDNNVVLPRAKVQYCGKKYGNPIAEGRITREGIKCNCCQKIFGLRNFEAHAGSSCHRPSANIFLEDGRSLLECQMQMKRKQSVNNTTKEPCAVEKGSRFSTNDYICSVCHYGGELILCDECPSSFHRDCLGMKEVPEGDWFCPSCCCKVCGESRFDTNRNHFTDNSVLICCQCDHKYHARCLRSKGPGKLDNYPEGNWFCNKSCELIFLGMRHLLGKPVIVGDDNLTWTLLKYIEPDDSGSDIVGYESSMENYSRLSVALNVMHECFEPVEEPHTSRDIVEDVIFSRWSELNRLNFQGFYTVLLERNDELITVATVRVYGEKVAEIPLVATQFQHRRLGMCRILIKELEKKLMELGVERLVLPAVPAVLNTWTASFGFSVMKESERVNFLDYTFLDFQGTIMCQKILQKTASPSVISSVLTAPAEAEQTHFDNTNSKDNVELDDNTAVSEVDQGSMHR